The following are encoded together in the Bacillota bacterium genome:
- a CDS encoding ABC transporter permease encodes MSKDWQIRIIRVAAPVVAILLAAFLSSLVILAIGKSPLAVFATMFSFSFRRLDSIAIILHNATPLIFSGLAVSIGFHMGLFNIGVEGQYLMGAFTAALVGFAVKGLPQAIHLPLTIAAGIAGGLIWSFLPIYLKVKRGVHEVISTIMFNYISYSLIHYFIADLFLDRTQKLVMGLGSPLMRMPKLLPTALMPRLHGFLALFGLTLPKHVYLNWFFPLACLLAGGVYYLLLGTPFGFELRAVGHNAEAARAAGIAPERVYLKGFLLSGAIAGLVGLSNLLGFSGYMDLDFPRSYGFDGIAVALIARNNPFGIIFSAILFGFLNRGAEGVQTFLNVPMDTVVILQALMILSIVIINKVIEDYLKRLAQKEVAKGVSDRTVGIEL; translated from the coding sequence ATGAGCAAAGACTGGCAGATAAGGATCATAAGAGTGGCGGCACCGGTGGTGGCCATACTGTTGGCAGCGTTTCTGAGTTCTTTGGTAATCTTGGCGATCGGGAAGAGCCCGCTGGCAGTGTTTGCCACCATGTTCAGCTTTAGTTTTCGCCGTCTGGACAGTATCGCTATTATTCTGCACAATGCTACGCCCTTAATCTTTTCCGGGTTAGCAGTGTCCATCGGTTTTCATATGGGACTCTTTAATATCGGGGTGGAAGGGCAGTATCTTATGGGCGCCTTTACGGCAGCTCTGGTGGGGTTTGCCGTTAAAGGGCTGCCCCAGGCGATTCATCTGCCGCTCACTATCGCGGCCGGGATTGCCGGAGGTCTGATCTGGTCCTTCCTGCCTATTTATCTAAAAGTCAAGCGCGGCGTTCATGAAGTGATCAGCACCATTATGTTTAACTATATTTCGTATTCTCTGATCCACTACTTTATTGCGGACTTGTTTTTGGACCGAACACAGAAATTAGTTATGGGACTGGGCAGTCCGCTGATGCGAATGCCGAAACTTTTACCGACGGCTCTTATGCCTCGGTTGCACGGTTTCCTAGCGCTGTTTGGCCTTACACTACCGAAACATGTGTATCTTAACTGGTTTTTCCCGTTGGCCTGTTTGCTGGCCGGCGGAGTCTATTATTTGCTTTTGGGAACGCCCTTTGGGTTCGAGCTTAGGGCAGTGGGGCACAACGCCGAGGCGGCCCGGGCGGCCGGTATTGCGCCGGAAAGGGTTTATCTGAAAGGATTCTTGCTGAGCGGGGCTATTGCCGGGCTGGTGGGGCTGTCTAACTTGCTGGGTTTTTCCGGCTATATGGATTTGGATTTTCCGCGCAGTTATGGTTTTGACGGTATTGCTGTAGCTTTAATTGCCCGCAACAACCCTTTCGGCATTATTTTTTCCGCCATCTTATTTGGTTTCTTGAACCGGGGCGCGGAAGGAGTCCAGACTTTCCTCAATGTACCCATGGATACAGTGGTTATTCTTCAGGCCCTTATGATCCTGTCCATTGTGATCATCAACAAGGTCATTGAGGATTACTTGAAGCGTCTGGCTCAAAAGGAGGTGGCCAAGGGTGTTTCTGACCGAACTGTTGGCATCGAGCTTTAG